Proteins found in one Planctomycetes bacterium MalM25 genomic segment:
- the flhA gene encoding Flagellar biosynthesis protein FlhA, producing MPQASDNANTAGSWGRLGDLILPVAMIASVLVVMVPLPAALMDVLLAANITVSVIVLLTTIYVRTPLEFSVFPSLLLATTLARLVLNVATTRLILTQAGSEKMNAAGGVITAFSEFVAGDRIVVGLIIFVIIIVIQFMVITKGATRISEVAARFALDGMPGKQMAIDADLNAGIIDEREAQSRREEITQQADFFGAMDGASKFVRGDAVAGIIITVINIIGGLVIGVGQENMQFTEAGALFTRLTIGDGLVSQVPAFLISLAAGLLVTRSTRKTNMPAQFIDQIFSRPQALAVAGGFLGVLIFTSLPRLPLLVLGGACIGLARVMHNKQNSDAVAEEEIPDEPAPEKRVEDFLAVDPMEIELGVGLIRLADPNRGGDLLDRVQKVRHNIAGEVGLVMPKVRIRDNMRLEQNAYRIKIADMPVAEDQVEPGQLLAIDSGVTTAQVEGIPTKDPAFGTDALWIQAGRQDEAEMAGFTVVEPGAVLATHLTEVCRRHADEILTRDAAKALIDELKQTSPAVVNELIPDVMSLAEVQNVLQMLLREQVSVRQLATILETLGDNAPKSKDPVLLVEYVRHRLARQLCTRYRDKESKLHVAALDPSLEDRIRNGFEHTERGLFVRLPPATIESISKAIGGEIEKLVQQGHSPVLLVSPQVRAAVKQMTETSLPQLVVLSFNEVTRDTTLITHGVVNDA from the coding sequence ATGCCACAAGCGTCAGACAACGCGAACACCGCCGGATCGTGGGGACGCCTCGGCGACCTGATCCTGCCGGTGGCCATGATCGCCAGCGTGCTGGTGGTGATGGTCCCGCTGCCCGCCGCGCTGATGGACGTGCTGCTGGCGGCCAACATCACCGTCTCGGTGATCGTGCTGCTGACGACGATCTACGTGAGGACGCCGCTCGAGTTCAGCGTCTTCCCGTCGCTGCTGCTGGCGACCACGCTCGCGAGGTTGGTGCTCAACGTCGCGACGACGCGGCTCATCCTGACCCAGGCCGGCTCCGAGAAGATGAACGCCGCCGGTGGCGTCATCACCGCGTTCAGCGAGTTCGTCGCTGGCGATCGGATCGTGGTCGGGCTGATCATCTTTGTCATCATCATCGTGATCCAGTTCATGGTGATCACGAAGGGCGCCACACGCATCTCCGAAGTCGCAGCGCGGTTCGCGTTGGACGGAATGCCCGGCAAGCAGATGGCGATCGACGCCGACCTGAACGCTGGCATCATCGACGAACGCGAGGCGCAGTCACGCCGCGAGGAGATCACCCAGCAGGCCGACTTCTTCGGCGCCATGGACGGCGCCAGCAAGTTCGTCCGCGGCGACGCCGTCGCCGGTATCATCATCACGGTGATCAACATCATCGGCGGACTGGTGATCGGCGTCGGCCAAGAGAACATGCAGTTCACCGAGGCCGGCGCGCTGTTCACGCGGCTCACGATCGGCGACGGCCTCGTCAGCCAGGTGCCGGCGTTCCTGATCTCGCTCGCGGCCGGTTTGCTCGTCACGCGCAGCACGCGCAAGACGAACATGCCCGCGCAGTTCATCGACCAGATCTTCAGCCGCCCCCAGGCGTTGGCCGTCGCCGGTGGCTTCCTCGGTGTGCTGATCTTCACCAGCCTGCCGCGGCTTCCGCTGCTGGTGCTGGGTGGCGCCTGCATAGGCCTCGCCCGCGTGATGCACAACAAACAGAACTCCGACGCCGTGGCCGAGGAAGAGATCCCCGACGAGCCCGCGCCCGAGAAACGGGTCGAGGACTTCCTGGCCGTTGACCCGATGGAGATCGAGCTCGGCGTCGGACTGATCCGCCTGGCCGACCCGAACCGGGGCGGCGACCTGCTCGACCGCGTGCAGAAGGTGCGTCACAACATCGCCGGCGAGGTCGGCTTGGTGATGCCGAAGGTCCGCATCCGCGACAACATGCGGCTGGAGCAGAACGCTTACCGGATCAAGATCGCCGACATGCCGGTCGCCGAGGATCAGGTCGAGCCCGGCCAGCTGCTGGCGATCGATTCGGGCGTGACCACAGCCCAGGTCGAAGGCATCCCGACCAAGGACCCCGCCTTCGGCACCGACGCCCTCTGGATCCAAGCGGGCCGCCAGGACGAGGCGGAGATGGCCGGCTTCACGGTCGTCGAACCGGGCGCCGTGCTCGCGACGCACCTCACCGAGGTCTGCCGCCGCCACGCCGACGAGATCCTCACCCGCGACGCCGCCAAGGCGCTGATCGACGAGCTGAAACAAACTTCACCGGCGGTGGTTAATGAGTTGATCCCGGACGTGATGTCGCTTGCCGAAGTGCAGAACGTCCTTCAGATGCTGCTCCGCGAGCAGGTGTCGGTCCGTCAGTTGGCGACCATCCTGGAGACGCTCGGCGACAACGCGCCGAAGTCGAAGGACCCGGTCCTGCTGGTCGAGTACGTGCGTCACCGCCTGGCCCGCCAGCTCTGCACCCGCTACCGCGACAAGGAGAGCAAGCTCCACGTCGCCGCGCTCGACCCGTCGCTGGAGGACCGCATCCGCAACGGCTTCGAGCACACCGAACGCGGTCTGTTCGTCCGCCTCCCGCCGGCGACGATCGAGTCGATCAGCAAAGCGATCGGTGGCGAGATCGAGAAGCTCGTCCAGCAGGGCCATTCGCCCGTCTTGTTGGTCAGCCCACAGGTCCGCGCCGCGGTGAAGCAGATGACCGAGACCTCGCTGCCGCAACTGGTGGTCCTGAGCTTCAACGAAGTGACACGCGACACAACGCTCATCACTCACGGCGTGGTGAACGACGCCTGA
- the mdh gene encoding Malate dehydrogenase, which yields MRRAKISIIGAGNVGATCAHWCASRELGDVVLLDIPGERGDMPKGKALDLMQSSPIFGFDSNCVGTNEYADTAGSDVVVITAGIPRKPGMSRDDLLATNAKIMTAVCEQVKATSPDAVVIVVSNPLDAMVQQAQKVTGFPPSRVIGQAGVLDTARYRTFLAMELGVSVEDISALLMGGHGDTMVPLASCTSVGGIPVTQLLAQDKLDAIIDRARKGGAEIVGLLKTGSAYYAPAGATAQMVEAVIRDKKRLIPCAAYCDSEYGVGGYYVGVPVILGTGGVEKVVELELTDSEKAAFQKSVDAVKELVTVMDGLV from the coding sequence ATGCGACGCGCCAAAATCAGCATCATCGGAGCCGGCAACGTCGGCGCCACCTGTGCTCACTGGTGCGCCTCCCGCGAGCTGGGCGACGTGGTCCTGCTCGACATCCCGGGCGAACGGGGCGATATGCCCAAGGGCAAGGCCCTGGACCTGATGCAGTCGTCGCCGATCTTTGGCTTCGACTCGAACTGCGTTGGCACGAACGAGTACGCCGACACGGCCGGTTCGGACGTAGTGGTCATCACGGCCGGCATCCCCCGCAAGCCGGGCATGAGCCGCGACGACTTGCTAGCAACCAACGCGAAGATCATGACCGCCGTCTGTGAGCAGGTCAAAGCGACCAGCCCCGACGCGGTGGTGATCGTCGTGAGCAACCCGCTCGACGCGATGGTCCAGCAGGCCCAGAAGGTCACCGGCTTCCCGCCCAGCCGCGTCATCGGCCAGGCGGGCGTGCTCGACACGGCCCGCTACCGGACGTTCCTCGCCATGGAACTGGGCGTCAGTGTCGAGGACATTTCGGCCCTGCTGATGGGGGGCCACGGCGACACGATGGTGCCGCTGGCGAGCTGCACCTCGGTGGGAGGCATCCCGGTTACGCAGCTTCTGGCGCAGGACAAGCTCGACGCGATCATCGACCGCGCCCGCAAGGGTGGCGCCGAGATCGTCGGACTGCTGAAGACCGGCAGCGCGTACTACGCCCCCGCCGGCGCGACGGCCCAGATGGTCGAGGCCGTGATCCGCGACAAGAAGCGGCTCATCCCGTGCGCCGCCTACTGCGACAGCGAGTACGGCGTGGGCGGCTACTACGTCGGTGTGCCGGTCATCCTCGGCACGGGTGGCGTTGAGAAAGTGGTCGAGCTGGAGCTCACCGACTCCGAGAAAGCGGCGTTCCAGAAGAGCGTTGACGCGGTCAAGGAACTGGTCACGGTCATGGACGGCCTCGTCTGA
- a CDS encoding Alpha/beta hydrolase family protein, with protein sequence MQRVTSVPSLPSSLKVQLKPLVPTSTVPHSAARRNVPAEWSWTESPDAPATRPECATFTPKGFEPGYRYPLMVWLHGGGADEQSLPDVMRHVSTRNYVAVAPRGVDQTEAGYTWGESLESIDSAEDAVFEAIESANVRFSLHPERVLLAGAGAGGTMAMRIALRHPNHFGGAATIDGPLPTNHQPLARLNDLRGLPLLLSASKESTAYGESRVCQDLALLHSGGCRVAIRQYPGDDDLTTTMLADLNRWAMEIVCG encoded by the coding sequence ATGCAACGCGTGACGTCCGTCCCGTCGCTCCCTTCTTCGCTGAAGGTTCAGCTCAAGCCGCTTGTCCCAACCAGCACCGTGCCCCACTCGGCCGCACGCCGCAACGTCCCCGCCGAGTGGTCGTGGACCGAGAGCCCCGACGCTCCCGCGACGCGTCCCGAGTGCGCCACCTTCACTCCGAAAGGTTTCGAGCCGGGCTACCGCTACCCGCTGATGGTTTGGCTGCACGGCGGGGGAGCCGACGAGCAGTCGCTGCCCGACGTGATGCGCCACGTCAGCACGCGGAACTACGTGGCCGTCGCGCCGCGTGGCGTTGACCAAACCGAAGCCGGCTACACCTGGGGCGAGAGCCTCGAGTCGATCGACTCCGCCGAGGACGCCGTCTTCGAGGCGATTGAATCCGCGAACGTTCGCTTCAGCCTGCACCCGGAGCGCGTCCTGCTGGCCGGCGCGGGAGCCGGCGGAACGATGGCGATGCGTATCGCTTTGCGTCACCCCAACCACTTTGGAGGAGCCGCAACGATCGACGGCCCCCTGCCCACCAACCACCAACCGCTCGCCCGCCTGAACGATCTGCGTGGTTTGCCGCTACTGCTCTCAGCAAGCAAAGAGAGCACCGCCTACGGTGAGTCGCGAGTCTGCCAGGACCTCGCTCTACTGCACTCGGGCGGCTGCCGAGTCGCTATCCGTCAGTACCCGGGCGACGACGACCTGACGACCACCATGCTAGCGGACCTCAACCGCTGGGCGATGGAGATCGTCTGCGGTTGA